The following are encoded together in the Kribbella voronezhensis genome:
- a CDS encoding DMT family transporter: MNRTVKTPQNLQAAGAAAVTVLLWASAFVAIRHVGTEFSAGALALARLLVGSIALGALLFIRRPAGPTVRTRKWPAKRDWPPLLACGLLWFGVYNVALNAAERRLDAGTAAMVVHIAPLLIAVLAGLTLGEGFPRQLVVGSLVAFGGVLLIGTSTSTGGAETWGVVLCVIAAISYAVGVVSQKPLLDRLPAAQVTWLACTIGAVSCLPFAPALFHELRTASAASIWWVVYLGAVPTALGFTTWAFALRRTTAGRLGATTYLVPVVAIVLAWALLGERPAALALAGGAVCLIGVSISRRRSRSERSTAEAPTLSTVDA; encoded by the coding sequence GTGAACAGGACCGTCAAAACGCCCCAGAACCTGCAAGCGGCCGGAGCTGCCGCCGTGACCGTGCTGCTGTGGGCCTCGGCCTTCGTGGCGATCCGGCACGTCGGCACCGAGTTCTCCGCCGGCGCTCTGGCACTGGCCCGCCTCCTGGTCGGCAGCATCGCGCTCGGCGCCCTACTGTTCATCCGCCGACCCGCCGGGCCGACAGTTCGCACCCGGAAGTGGCCGGCCAAGCGGGACTGGCCGCCACTACTCGCGTGCGGCTTGCTCTGGTTCGGCGTCTACAACGTCGCCCTGAACGCTGCCGAGCGCCGCCTCGACGCCGGGACCGCGGCCATGGTCGTCCACATCGCTCCTCTGCTGATCGCCGTACTGGCCGGGCTGACGCTCGGCGAAGGCTTCCCCCGGCAGCTCGTCGTCGGCAGCCTGGTCGCGTTCGGCGGCGTGCTGCTGATCGGTACGTCGACGTCGACCGGCGGCGCGGAGACCTGGGGAGTCGTCCTCTGCGTCATCGCCGCCATCTCGTACGCCGTGGGCGTGGTCAGCCAGAAGCCGCTGCTCGACCGCCTGCCTGCCGCGCAGGTCACCTGGCTCGCCTGCACCATCGGAGCGGTCAGCTGCCTGCCGTTCGCTCCCGCCCTCTTCCACGAGCTGCGTACGGCGAGCGCTGCGTCAATCTGGTGGGTGGTCTACCTCGGTGCGGTCCCGACAGCGCTCGGCTTCACCACGTGGGCCTTCGCTCTCCGCCGTACGACGGCGGGCCGGCTGGGCGCCACGACGTACCTCGTGCCGGTCGTCGCCATCGTCCTCGCCTGGGCACTCCTCGGCGAACGGCCCGCGGCTCTTGCCCTTGCCGGCGGTGCCGTCTGCCTCATCGGCGTCAGCATCTCCCGCCGCCGAAGCCGAAGCGAGCGCAGTACCGC
- a CDS encoding Lrp/AsnC family transcriptional regulator: MVSDVNMNGASDLRTEKPQLDEINLRLLAELQHDPRIRATELARRLGVSAPTVRERIARLEESGVIRGYRLDLDPGALGLPVAAWVRLRPGPGQNPRIIDLARRTPEVVECHRISGEDCFLIRIQVASIGGLEGVIDKFIVHGETTSSFIVSTPVDPRNVPLPPL, encoded by the coding sequence ATGGTTTCCGATGTGAACATGAATGGCGCTTCCGACCTTCGAACTGAGAAACCGCAGCTGGACGAGATCAATCTCCGGCTGCTCGCTGAGTTGCAACACGATCCCCGGATCCGCGCCACCGAGCTGGCCCGGCGCCTCGGTGTCTCGGCGCCGACTGTTCGCGAGCGGATCGCGCGGCTGGAGGAGTCCGGTGTGATCCGCGGCTACCGCCTCGACCTCGACCCCGGCGCCCTCGGACTGCCGGTCGCCGCCTGGGTCCGGCTCCGGCCGGGGCCCGGTCAGAACCCACGGATCATCGACCTTGCCCGCCGTACTCCGGAGGTGGTCGAATGCCACCGCATCTCCGGTGAGGACTGCTTCCTCATCCGCATCCAGGTCGCCTCGATCGGCGGTCTGGAGGGCGTGATCGACAAGTTCATCGTGCACGGCGAGACGACGAGCTCGTTCATCGTCTCCACCCCCGTCGACCCCCGCAACGTCCCCCTCCCCCCACTCTGA
- a CDS encoding pyrophosphate--fructose-6-phosphate 1-phosphotransferase gives MAADKSVRRVALLTAGGLAPCLSSAVGGLIERYTEVAPDVEIIAYLNGYHGLLSGRHVEVTPEVRAKAALLHKFGGSPIGNSRVKLTNTADLVKRGLIADGQNALQVAAERLVADGVDVLHTIGGDDTNTTAADLAAYLQEHDYDLTVVGLPKTIDNDVIPIRQSLGAWTAAEQGALFARNVIAEHSSNPRMLVVHEVMGRNCGWLTAATAAEYRKWVTAQEWNPGIGLTAGGWDVHAVYVPEATIDLDAEAERLKAVMDENDCVNIFLSEGAGVPSIVAEMEARGEDVPRDPFGHVKLDTINPGAWFAKQFAERIGAEKTMVQKSGYFSRSAAANERDLELIKQCTDYAVDAALRGESGVVGHDEDRGDELRAIEFPRIAGGKEFDPSVDWFATLLSDIGQA, from the coding sequence ATGGCTGCCGACAAGTCTGTCCGCAGAGTTGCCCTGCTCACCGCCGGTGGCCTCGCGCCCTGCCTGTCCTCCGCTGTCGGTGGGCTGATCGAGCGCTACACCGAAGTGGCGCCCGACGTCGAGATCATCGCCTACCTGAACGGGTACCACGGTCTGCTCAGCGGCCGGCACGTCGAGGTGACGCCCGAGGTGCGCGCCAAGGCCGCCCTGCTGCACAAGTTCGGCGGCAGCCCGATCGGCAACAGCCGGGTGAAGCTGACCAATACGGCCGACCTGGTGAAGCGCGGCCTGATCGCCGACGGCCAGAACGCGCTGCAGGTGGCGGCCGAGCGACTGGTCGCCGACGGGGTCGACGTCCTGCACACGATCGGCGGCGACGACACCAACACGACGGCGGCCGACCTGGCGGCGTACTTGCAGGAACACGACTACGACCTGACGGTGGTCGGCCTGCCGAAGACGATCGACAACGACGTGATCCCGATCCGGCAGAGCCTCGGTGCCTGGACCGCTGCCGAGCAGGGCGCGCTGTTCGCCCGCAACGTGATCGCCGAGCACAGCTCGAACCCGCGGATGCTCGTCGTGCACGAGGTGATGGGCCGCAACTGCGGTTGGTTGACCGCGGCAACGGCTGCGGAGTACCGCAAGTGGGTCACCGCGCAGGAATGGAACCCGGGGATCGGCCTGACCGCCGGCGGCTGGGACGTGCACGCGGTTTACGTGCCGGAGGCAACGATCGACCTCGACGCCGAGGCCGAGCGGCTGAAGGCGGTGATGGACGAGAACGACTGCGTCAACATCTTCCTGTCCGAAGGCGCCGGCGTACCGTCGATCGTGGCGGAGATGGAGGCTCGCGGCGAGGACGTGCCGCGGGATCCGTTCGGGCACGTCAAGCTGGACACGATCAACCCGGGCGCGTGGTTCGCGAAGCAGTTCGCTGAGCGGATCGGTGCGGAGAAGACGATGGTCCAGAAGAGCGGCTACTTCAGCCGCTCGGCGGCCGCGAACGAGCGCGACCTCGAGCTGATCAAGCAGTGCACGGACTACGCGGTCGACGCGGCGCTGCGCGGCGAGAGCGGCGTCGTGGGCCACGACGAGGACCGCGGCGACGAACTCCGCGCGATCGAGTTCCCGCGGATCGCCGGCGGCAAGGAATTCGACCCTTCGGTCGACTGGTTCGCCACCCTGCTGAGCGACATCGGCCAGGCCTGA
- a CDS encoding low molecular weight protein-tyrosine-phosphatase has protein sequence MTRTVRHVEVVCTGNICRSPIGEVVLRAKLAEAGIDDVVVTSSGTGDWHQGDPMDSRAAAVLARNGYDGSAHRARVFEGFTDHHLVLAMDSGHLAILRDHGGPDLAVPIELFADADVPDPYYGDDSGFDDVLDQIEKAAAHWVQRLQANH, from the coding sequence ATGACCCGCACAGTGAGGCACGTGGAAGTGGTGTGCACCGGCAACATCTGCCGGTCACCGATCGGTGAGGTGGTGCTCCGCGCCAAGCTCGCCGAGGCTGGGATCGACGACGTCGTGGTGACCAGCTCAGGGACAGGCGACTGGCATCAGGGCGACCCGATGGACTCCCGCGCCGCGGCGGTCCTGGCCCGCAACGGGTACGACGGAAGTGCGCACCGGGCGCGCGTGTTCGAAGGGTTCACCGATCACCACCTGGTGCTCGCGATGGACTCCGGGCACCTCGCGATCCTGCGCGACCACGGCGGCCCCGACCTCGCCGTACCGATCGAGCTGTTCGCCGACGCCGACGTACCGGATCCGTACTACGGCGACGATTCCGGCTTCGACGACGTCCTGGACCAGATCGAGAAAGCCGCCGCCCACTGGGTGCAACGGTTGCAGGCGAACCACTAG
- a CDS encoding phage holin family protein, whose amino-acid sequence MKNLIIKLLANAVALAVASWVVSGITLQGATTGRRILTLLIVAAIFGIVNAVVKPIAKLLSLPFIILTLGLLIFVINALMLLLTSWITGKLDVQFHVGGFGAALLGSLVITLVGMLLNLLLPDEAEIH is encoded by the coding sequence ATGAAGAACTTGATCATCAAGTTGCTGGCCAATGCCGTTGCGCTGGCTGTTGCGAGTTGGGTTGTCAGCGGGATCACACTGCAGGGCGCGACCACCGGGCGCCGGATCCTGACCCTGCTGATCGTGGCGGCGATCTTCGGCATCGTGAACGCGGTGGTGAAGCCGATCGCCAAGCTGCTCTCGCTGCCGTTCATCATCCTGACGCTCGGCCTGCTGATCTTCGTGATCAACGCGTTGATGCTGCTGCTCACCTCCTGGATCACCGGCAAGCTCGACGTGCAGTTCCACGTCGGCGGGTTCGGCGCCGCGTTGCTCGGGTCGCTGGTGATCACCCTCGTCGGCATGCTGCTGAACCTGCTGCTGCCCGACGAAGCCGAGATCCACTGA
- a CDS encoding GntR family transcriptional regulator, whose translation MYERLRVDRSTTVDRVVDALRTALFAGDLEPGTPLREQPLAEALGVARSTVREAMTMLVTEGLAVREPNKGVSVAILHPAAVADICKARFVLESAGIRAWFDADEVARERVRAAMRTFAATAKEGADPEAMTETHLAIHRSLVALTGSARLIATADSITGEARLALARVDALRQDAKQQVASHRKLVRLLEKGDLDECVEELRRHLAGAEESLLEAITTPPT comes from the coding sequence ATGTACGAACGGCTGCGAGTGGACCGCTCGACCACGGTGGACCGGGTGGTCGACGCTCTGCGCACCGCTTTGTTCGCGGGCGACCTGGAGCCGGGGACCCCGCTACGAGAGCAACCGCTGGCCGAGGCGCTCGGCGTCGCCCGCAGTACGGTCCGGGAAGCGATGACCATGCTGGTCACCGAGGGCCTCGCGGTCCGCGAGCCGAACAAGGGCGTCAGCGTCGCGATCCTGCACCCGGCCGCGGTCGCGGACATCTGCAAGGCCCGGTTCGTGCTGGAATCGGCCGGGATCCGGGCGTGGTTCGACGCCGACGAAGTCGCCCGCGAACGGGTCCGTGCCGCGATGCGCACCTTCGCCGCCACCGCCAAGGAAGGCGCCGATCCGGAGGCGATGACCGAGACCCACCTGGCGATCCACCGCAGCCTGGTCGCCCTCACCGGCAGCGCCCGCCTGATCGCCACCGCCGACTCGATCACCGGCGAGGCCAGACTCGCCCTGGCCCGCGTGGACGCCCTGCGCCAGGACGCCAAACAACAGGTCGCCTCCCACCGCAAACTCGTCCGCCTCCTGGAAAAGGGCGACCTCGACGAATGCGTAGAAGAACTCCGCCGCCACCTGGCCGGCGCCGAAGAATCCCTCCTCGAAGCCATCACCACCCCACCAACCTGA
- a CDS encoding phage tail tip lysozyme, with product MEGKTLPILGGIGLILVLPLLIVMAMIGGALGALGSDTCSDSGSADQAAAFGWPTSAHDKAAGWSFQHQGIDYNVKKDSPVLAAEDGEVTSVAGDWIRIKHEEGVETRYQFFSSKSVHVGQKVKRGDEIGKSGSGNEIEPGVSGEHLHFELWVDTDGKGHLESVDPKDQIGDSATPGSTGGCSCGGPLSGSNNQQKAFNYFVSNGYTKEQSAGIVGNMIDESSVEPMRKQNTLPGTKTPAAEVDQPGTANDYGGGWGIVQWTPPSKMITPSRSSGAKDEQIETLEFQLDFLKVQLSGKGPAAEGQAGTMLKAAKTVEDAAVAFARYYERFGGSEDPNHPRYAKSKASAKEVLANFGKGVGSGAGGGCAGAGNGSIVDTAFGLAWRDRGHGQEKEDATPAYQKAMPEFNGSTGTWPFSDCGVYVATVMVMSGVDKDYVKRGTGGQRDYVQGSSKYQVFENLNNVSQLQPGDIFVNDGHTYIYVGTFKGTDGKTWNALSASLGSSAGDGRVPQPSIVQFVDTHGQYTVARIKKQG from the coding sequence ATGGAAGGCAAGACGTTACCGATACTCGGTGGCATCGGCCTCATCCTGGTGCTGCCGCTGCTGATCGTCATGGCCATGATCGGCGGAGCGCTGGGCGCGCTCGGCAGCGACACGTGCAGCGACTCGGGCTCTGCCGACCAGGCGGCAGCCTTCGGGTGGCCGACCTCCGCGCACGACAAGGCCGCCGGCTGGAGCTTTCAGCACCAGGGCATCGACTACAACGTCAAGAAGGACAGCCCGGTGCTGGCCGCCGAGGACGGCGAGGTCACCTCGGTCGCCGGTGACTGGATCCGGATCAAGCACGAGGAAGGCGTCGAGACCCGGTACCAGTTCTTCAGCTCCAAGTCGGTCCATGTCGGCCAGAAGGTCAAGCGCGGCGACGAGATCGGCAAGTCCGGCTCCGGCAACGAGATCGAGCCGGGCGTGAGCGGCGAGCACCTGCACTTCGAGCTCTGGGTCGACACCGACGGCAAGGGCCACCTGGAATCGGTCGACCCCAAGGACCAGATCGGCGACTCCGCGACGCCCGGTTCGACGGGCGGGTGCAGTTGCGGTGGTCCGCTGAGCGGCTCCAACAACCAGCAGAAGGCCTTCAACTACTTCGTCTCCAACGGCTACACCAAGGAGCAGTCGGCCGGCATCGTCGGCAACATGATCGACGAGTCGTCGGTCGAGCCGATGCGCAAGCAGAACACGCTGCCGGGCACGAAGACCCCGGCGGCCGAGGTCGACCAGCCCGGTACGGCGAACGACTACGGCGGCGGCTGGGGCATCGTCCAATGGACACCGCCCAGCAAGATGATCACGCCGTCGAGATCGTCGGGGGCCAAGGACGAGCAGATCGAGACGCTCGAGTTCCAGCTCGACTTCCTGAAGGTCCAGCTGTCCGGCAAGGGCCCGGCCGCCGAAGGCCAGGCCGGCACCATGCTGAAGGCGGCCAAGACCGTCGAGGACGCCGCGGTCGCCTTCGCCCGGTACTACGAGCGCTTCGGCGGCAGCGAGGATCCGAACCACCCGCGCTACGCGAAGAGCAAGGCGTCGGCCAAGGAGGTGCTCGCCAACTTCGGCAAGGGTGTGGGCTCGGGAGCGGGCGGCGGCTGCGCGGGCGCGGGGAACGGAAGCATCGTGGACACCGCGTTCGGCCTGGCCTGGCGCGACCGGGGTCACGGGCAGGAGAAGGAGGACGCGACCCCGGCGTACCAGAAGGCGATGCCGGAGTTCAACGGGTCCACCGGGACGTGGCCGTTCAGTGACTGTGGTGTCTATGTCGCTACGGTGATGGTGATGAGCGGTGTGGACAAGGACTACGTCAAACGTGGGACCGGCGGCCAGCGCGACTACGTCCAGGGCTCGAGCAAGTACCAGGTGTTCGAGAATCTCAACAACGTCAGTCAGTTGCAGCCGGGCGACATCTTCGTCAACGACGGCCACACCTACATCTACGTCGGGACGTTCAAGGGCACGGACGGCAAGACCTGGAACGCGCTGTCGGCCTCGCTGGGATCGAGTGCCGGCGACGGCCGGGTGCCACAACCGTCGATCGTCCAGTTCGTCGACACGCACGGCCAGTACACGGTCGCCCGGATCAAGAAGCAGGGGTAG
- a CDS encoding PEGA domain-containing protein has product MDESRRLWVLSGTVVVIVLVVLGGYLAFRGSPEHNVSVRSVPNDLTLTLDGKQVAANGVLKIKEGEHTLTGERRGFQSYTETINVQADTEVKMFLFSNGDVGREWEKNHPDQVLETEAEQGRRYQERTDRLTQNYPILQELPYVGPGFTVNYGASKADPTDPEKLAFYIKITFPDGKKASMDWLIGHGYDPSKLELIYTK; this is encoded by the coding sequence ATGGACGAGAGCAGGCGGTTGTGGGTGCTGAGCGGCACGGTGGTGGTGATCGTGCTGGTCGTGCTCGGCGGCTACCTCGCCTTCCGCGGCAGCCCCGAGCACAACGTCTCGGTCCGCTCGGTGCCGAACGACCTGACCCTGACCCTGGACGGCAAGCAGGTCGCGGCCAACGGTGTCCTCAAGATCAAAGAGGGCGAGCACACGCTGACTGGTGAGCGGCGCGGGTTCCAGAGCTACACCGAGACCATCAACGTCCAGGCCGATACCGAGGTGAAGATGTTCCTGTTCTCCAACGGCGACGTCGGCCGGGAGTGGGAGAAGAACCACCCGGACCAGGTGCTCGAGACCGAGGCCGAGCAGGGCCGGCGGTACCAGGAGCGCACCGACCGGCTCACGCAGAACTATCCGATCCTGCAGGAGTTGCCGTACGTCGGCCCGGGGTTCACGGTCAACTACGGCGCCTCCAAGGCCGATCCGACCGACCCGGAGAAGCTGGCCTTCTACATCAAGATCACCTTCCCCGACGGCAAGAAGGCCTCGATGGACTGGCTGATCGGGCACGGCTACGACCCGTCCAAGCTGGAACTCATCTACACCAAGTAG
- a CDS encoding dimethylarginine dimethylaminohydrolase family protein — MGQQLGWGRRYLMVRPDHFRIDYVINPYMSTQDQPDPELTMRQWNSLRLAIIDAGGEVEVLEQRPDSPDMVYAMNLGLATAPTEDASGGRAMLSHMRFEPRRKESLTAAGWFTGHGFELDRTGGDGVGPHFESGDAFVFGDSLVVGYGPRTEEDALKHLAAGWNIRVRGLRITHEGMYHLDLPFCPIDSTHALVYPPALDPASQAELFGIVPDPIVLTDEEAFAFSGNSLVVNETVIMPACSTRLHDILTGLGLRVVVLDLSEFHKGGGSARCLTNPLDFDLAAASVVGGEVVLPG; from the coding sequence ATGGGGCAGCAGCTGGGGTGGGGTCGCCGGTATCTGATGGTCCGGCCGGACCACTTCCGGATCGACTACGTGATCAATCCGTACATGTCGACCCAGGACCAGCCCGACCCAGAGCTGACGATGCGCCAGTGGAATTCGCTGCGGCTCGCGATCATCGACGCCGGCGGTGAGGTCGAGGTCCTCGAGCAGCGGCCGGACTCGCCCGACATGGTCTACGCGATGAACCTCGGCCTGGCCACCGCGCCGACCGAGGACGCGTCCGGCGGCCGGGCGATGCTCTCGCACATGCGGTTCGAGCCGCGCCGCAAGGAATCGCTGACCGCGGCCGGGTGGTTCACCGGACACGGCTTCGAGCTGGACCGGACCGGCGGTGACGGGGTCGGCCCGCATTTCGAGTCCGGCGACGCCTTCGTCTTCGGCGACAGCCTGGTGGTCGGGTACGGTCCGCGCACCGAGGAGGACGCGCTCAAGCACCTGGCGGCCGGCTGGAACATCCGGGTCCGCGGCCTGCGCATCACGCACGAGGGCATGTACCACCTGGACCTGCCGTTCTGCCCGATCGACAGCACGCACGCGCTGGTCTACCCGCCCGCGCTCGACCCGGCGAGCCAGGCCGAGCTGTTCGGCATCGTGCCGGACCCGATCGTGCTCACCGACGAGGAGGCGTTCGCGTTCAGCGGCAACTCCCTGGTCGTGAACGAGACCGTGATCATGCCGGCCTGCTCGACGCGGCTGCACGACATCCTGACCGGCCTGGGCCTGCGGGTCGTCGTACTGGACCTGTCGGAGTTCCACAAGGGTGGTGGGTCGGCGCGCTGCCTGACCAACCCGCTCGATTTCGACCTTGCCGCCGCCAGTGTCGTCGGTGGCGAGGTCGTTCTCCCCGGCTGA
- the hisC gene encoding histidinol-phosphate transaminase, whose amino-acid sequence MTAHDEVQFRFRSCLDDVAAYKPGKPPERTDGRPTYKLSSNENPYPPLPGVLAAATEAAANMNRYPDMGAFELLEALSERLGVPVSDLALGTGSVAVLYHLLQASVSEGDEVVYAWRSFEAYPIAVQLTGATSVQVPVTEDARHDFKAMEAALTERTRMVLVCSPNNPTGPVVHRDELLAFLDAVPANVLVVLDEAYYEFIRDPDAFDGVEVYRDRPNVVVLRTFSKAYGLAGFRIGYAIAHPPMVAAIRKCALPFGVSQVAQAAALASLRAEDELLERVEALVTERTRVVGELRAAGWDVPETHANFVWMPLGDETVAFSEAVQAEGVSVRPFPGEGARVTIGEREANDLFLEVACAWRQARVASTPTAR is encoded by the coding sequence ATGACCGCCCACGATGAGGTCCAGTTCCGGTTCCGCTCCTGCCTGGACGATGTCGCGGCTTACAAGCCGGGCAAGCCGCCGGAGCGCACCGACGGCCGGCCGACGTACAAGTTGTCCAGCAACGAGAACCCGTACCCGCCGCTGCCGGGCGTGCTCGCCGCGGCGACCGAGGCCGCCGCGAACATGAACCGGTACCCCGACATGGGCGCGTTCGAGCTGCTCGAGGCGCTGTCCGAGCGGCTCGGCGTACCGGTGAGTGATCTGGCGCTCGGGACCGGATCGGTGGCGGTGCTCTACCACCTGCTGCAGGCGTCGGTCAGCGAAGGCGACGAGGTCGTCTATGCCTGGCGCTCGTTCGAGGCCTACCCGATCGCGGTCCAGCTCACCGGCGCCACCTCGGTCCAGGTGCCGGTGACCGAGGACGCGCGACACGACTTCAAGGCGATGGAGGCTGCGCTGACCGAGCGGACCCGGATGGTCCTGGTCTGCTCGCCGAACAACCCGACCGGCCCGGTGGTGCACCGCGACGAGTTGCTCGCGTTCCTCGACGCCGTCCCGGCCAACGTCCTCGTCGTCCTCGACGAGGCGTACTACGAGTTCATCCGCGACCCCGACGCCTTCGACGGGGTCGAGGTCTACCGGGACCGGCCGAATGTCGTCGTACTCCGGACGTTCTCCAAGGCGTACGGGCTGGCCGGGTTCCGGATCGGGTACGCGATCGCGCATCCGCCGATGGTCGCCGCGATCCGCAAGTGCGCACTTCCCTTCGGGGTCAGCCAGGTCGCTCAGGCGGCCGCGCTCGCCTCGCTGCGGGCCGAGGACGAACTGCTGGAGCGCGTCGAAGCGTTGGTGACCGAGCGGACCAGGGTGGTGGGGGAGCTGCGCGCTGCCGGCTGGGACGTTCCGGAGACGCACGCGAACTTCGTCTGGATGCCGCTCGGCGACGAGACGGTGGCGTTCTCGGAGGCGGTCCAGGCCGAGGGTGTCTCGGTCCGGCCGTTCCCCGGTGAGGGTGCGCGGGTGACGATCGGCGAGCGGGAGGCGAACGACCTCTTCCTCGAGGTCGCGTGCGCCTGGCGCCAGGCCCGGGTCGCGAGTACGCCGACCGCGCGGTGA
- a CDS encoding SDR family NAD(P)-dependent oxidoreductase encodes MRLAPGPGREYADRAVTSLVWISGASAGIGAALAASVPFPEARVVDLSRRGGTVEHFPVDLSDPAAWVGVERYFEAELAGFSGERVVFVHSAGTVVPIGPADAVDAEAYTRAVLLNSAAPQVLGRAFLRATAGLTCEKHLVMLSSGAASTAYPGWSAYNAGKAAVDHWVRTVGAEQPPLEPLGAARAEGERAGAGRAEGERAGAGRVGGERAGVARGGDGGGVEQAGGAGRIGCRVIAVAPGVVDTAMQGEIRAVDEQAFPAVGRFRELKESGALVSPEDAARGIWSLFERELPNGSVLDLRKLPD; translated from the coding sequence GTGCGCCTGGCGCCAGGCCCGGGTCGCGAGTACGCCGACCGCGCGGTGACGTCGCTGGTCTGGATCTCCGGCGCCTCGGCCGGGATCGGTGCCGCACTGGCGGCGAGCGTGCCGTTCCCCGAGGCGCGGGTGGTGGACCTCTCGCGTCGTGGTGGCACGGTCGAGCACTTCCCCGTGGATCTGTCCGATCCGGCGGCCTGGGTGGGGGTCGAGCGGTACTTCGAGGCTGAGCTGGCCGGGTTCTCGGGCGAGCGCGTGGTGTTTGTGCACAGCGCGGGCACGGTGGTGCCGATCGGGCCGGCGGATGCGGTGGATGCGGAGGCGTACACACGCGCCGTACTGCTGAACTCGGCGGCGCCTCAGGTTCTCGGCCGGGCGTTCCTCCGGGCCACGGCGGGGCTGACCTGCGAGAAGCACCTGGTGATGCTGTCGTCGGGTGCCGCGAGTACGGCGTACCCGGGCTGGTCGGCGTACAACGCGGGCAAGGCCGCGGTCGACCACTGGGTCCGGACGGTCGGTGCCGAACAACCTCCGCTCGAGCCGCTTGGGGCCGCACGGGCCGAGGGCGAGCGTGCTGGGGCCGGGCGGGCCGAGGGCGAGCGTGCTGGGGCCGGGCGGGTCGGGGGCGAGCGTGCCGGGGTCGCACGGGGTGGGGACGGGGGCGGGGTCGAGCAGGCTGGTGGGGCCGGGCGGATTGGGTGCCGGGTGATCGCGGTGGCGCCGGGGGTTGTGGATACCGCCATGCAGGGGGAGATCCGGGCCGTGGACGAGCAGGCGTTTCCGGCTGTTGGGCGCTTTCGCGAGCTCAAGGAGTCGGGGGCTCTGGTCAGCCCCGAGGATGCAGCGCGCGGTATCTGGTCGCTGTTCGAGCGGGAGTTGCCGAACGGCTCGGTGCTGGACCTTCGCAAGCTGCCTGACTGA
- a CDS encoding EamA family transporter, with product MAAASAPAVLPETGTRSASAAMIWSALAVVYVVWGSTYLAIRIVVDAHIPPMLGMSARFLFAAVLLSAFLALKSGVTRLRVSARELAGSAVVGLLLLAFGNGAVAIAEQTVPSGLAALLVAAVPLWLMLLRVGGGERPRPLTWLGVLIGFAGAALLSLSGGDTSAKPWSVAILVLGTISWAVGSRFSPRLGLPKDPLVATVYEMAIGGTAMVLIGVLRGEPGRLHLGAIDTSGWLALGYLIVFGSLLAYSAYSYLLANAPISLVGTYAYVNPVVAVFLGWLILDEHVTTKIMLGGVVVVLGVALVVTAERRRTTPEVPAEAPTEVELSQK from the coding sequence ATGGCCGCCGCTTCCGCCCCCGCCGTACTGCCCGAGACCGGGACCCGGAGCGCGTCGGCGGCGATGATCTGGTCGGCGCTCGCGGTGGTCTACGTGGTCTGGGGCTCGACCTATCTGGCGATCCGGATCGTGGTCGACGCGCACATCCCGCCGATGCTCGGCATGTCCGCGCGCTTCCTGTTCGCCGCCGTACTGCTGTCCGCGTTCCTCGCCCTCAAGTCCGGTGTCACCCGACTGCGCGTCAGCGCCCGCGAACTGGCCGGCTCCGCCGTGGTCGGTCTGCTGTTACTTGCCTTCGGCAACGGCGCCGTCGCGATCGCCGAGCAGACCGTGCCGTCCGGCCTCGCCGCCCTGTTGGTCGCCGCGGTCCCGCTCTGGCTGATGTTGCTGCGCGTCGGGGGCGGCGAGCGGCCGCGCCCGCTGACCTGGCTCGGCGTACTGATCGGCTTCGCCGGCGCCGCGCTGCTGTCGCTGTCCGGCGGCGACACCAGCGCGAAGCCGTGGTCCGTGGCGATCCTGGTCCTCGGCACGATCAGCTGGGCCGTCGGCTCGCGCTTCTCCCCGCGTCTCGGACTCCCGAAGGATCCGCTGGTCGCGACTGTCTACGAGATGGCCATCGGCGGCACGGCGATGGTGCTGATCGGCGTACTAAGAGGAGAGCCGGGACGGCTCCACCTCGGCGCGATCGACACCTCGGGCTGGCTCGCGCTCGGCTACCTGATCGTCTTCGGGTCGTTGCTCGCCTACAGCGCCTACTCGTACCTGCTCGCGAACGCCCCGATCTCACTCGTCGGCACCTATGCCTATGTGAACCCGGTGGTCGCCGTCTTCCTCGGCTGGCTGATCCTCGACGAGCACGTCACCACCAAGATCATGCTCGGCGGTGTCGTCGTGGTCCTCGGTGTCGCCCTGGTCGTCACGGCCGAACGCCGCCGCACCACGCCCGAGGTACCAGCTGAAGCTCCCACCGAGGTCGAGCTCAGCCAGAAGTAG